A genomic window from Synergistota bacterium includes:
- a CDS encoding peptidoglycan DD-metalloendopeptidase family protein translates to MRGHFSKFVIFMISLSSLFLFLSWRECENLWAVKRGICEEPRYDWEKEEIIKFAKEVPYDLVGVDVSIGAGIASAMSLEVPPLPEVKSLVFVAFSMEGNVGRGLDVGISLSDLKNFSLVGVKYLFKAGLPRSGSLSLKVDREIETKIKKTSPVKVFTYVVKPGDTLWDIARKFKITVDTLISANKLKRIDLLKIGQVIKVPNVPGVFHKVSKGETLKKIARMYKVKLESIKKYNPNVKTLKPGMLVFIPGGKLKRGGLPSRPRWLASRLSRKRFIWPVYGRITSKFGWRRSPFSRRMEFHPGLDIRGAVGKPIRASRSGRVKYAGWQRGYGLVIVVDHGGGWETRYAHCSRIYVRVGQYVRQGQIIGRVGNTGRSTGPHLHFEIRNRGRPVNPLYYLR, encoded by the coding sequence ATGAGAGGGCATTTTTCAAAATTTGTTATTTTTATGATAAGTCTTTCTTCTCTCTTTCTCTTCCTCTCCTGGAGGGAGTGTGAAAATCTTTGGGCGGTAAAGCGTGGGATATGTGAGGAGCCAAGATATGACTGGGAGAAGGAGGAGATAATCAAGTTTGCTAAAGAGGTACCGTATGATCTGGTAGGAGTAGATGTAAGTATAGGGGCAGGGATAGCTTCTGCTATGTCGCTTGAAGTTCCACCTCTTCCCGAGGTGAAAAGCTTGGTTTTCGTTGCTTTTAGCATGGAAGGGAATGTAGGAAGAGGCTTGGATGTTGGAATTTCCTTAAGTGATTTAAAAAACTTCTCGCTTGTTGGAGTAAAATACCTCTTTAAAGCGGGATTACCTCGCAGCGGAAGTCTCTCTCTTAAGGTTGATAGAGAGATAGAGACGAAGATTAAGAAAACCTCACCAGTAAAAGTTTTTACCTATGTTGTTAAGCCAGGAGATACTCTTTGGGACATAGCCAGAAAATTTAAGATAACTGTTGATACGCTTATAAGCGCTAATAAGCTTAAGAGGATAGATCTATTAAAAATAGGACAGGTAATAAAGGTTCCGAATGTTCCTGGCGTTTTTCATAAGGTTTCCAAGGGAGAAACTCTAAAAAAGATAGCGAGGATGTATAAGGTTAAGCTTGAGAGCATAAAGAAATATAATCCTAACGTAAAAACGCTTAAACCCGGAATGCTTGTGTTCATTCCAGGTGGTAAGCTAAAGCGTGGGGGTTTACCTTCAAGGCCCAGATGGCTTGCGTCTCGTCTTTCCCGAAAGAGGTTTATATGGCCAGTGTATGGGCGCATAACCTCTAAGTTTGGTTGGAGAAGAAGTCCATTTTCCCGAAGAATGGAGTTCCATCCAGGTTTAGATATAAGGGGGGCAGTTGGAAAACCTATAAGGGCTTCCCGGTCTGGGAGGGTTAAATACGCTGGTTGGCAAAGGGGATATGGGCTCGTTATAGTTGTAGATCATGGAGGAGGCTGGGAGACTCGATATGCTCACTGTAGCAGGATATACGTTAGAGTGGGTCAATATGTCAGGCAGGGGCAAATAATAGGAAGAGTAGGTAATACTGGTAGATCAACGGGTCCTCATCTTCATTTTGAAATAAGAAACA
- the rho gene encoding transcription termination factor Rho: MLEFSELSNKTLVELQAIAKEFGVTGYTRFRKQELIFEILRAQAKSRGFLFGGGVLEIVPEGMGFLRTNGYLPGNADVYVSPSQIRRFNLRTGDIVWGQTRPPKEQEHYFSLLRVEVVNFEDPEKARMRPFFDELTPIYPCEKFILESDPNEISTRLVDLFAPIGKGQRGLIVSPPKAGKTTLLKNIANSITANHPEVFLIVLLIDERPEEVTDMKRSVRGEVVSSTFDRPVNEHLKVAELVLEKAKRLVEYGRDVVILLDSLTRLARAYNLTVPPSGRTLSGGMDSVAIHYPKRFLGAARNIEEGGSLTIIATALIDTGSRMDDLIYEEFKGTGNMEIHLSRKLAEQRIFPAIDLKKSGTRKEELLLSEEELQKVWLLRRRMAGLDEAEVLQILIKKLRETKTNAEFLRAVK, encoded by the coding sequence TTGCTTGAATTTAGCGAGCTAAGCAATAAAACGTTAGTGGAGCTTCAAGCTATAGCTAAGGAATTCGGGGTTACGGGGTATACTCGTTTTAGGAAGCAGGAGCTGATATTTGAGATATTAAGAGCGCAGGCTAAAAGTAGGGGGTTTTTATTTGGTGGTGGGGTTCTTGAGATAGTTCCGGAAGGAATGGGCTTTTTAAGGACGAATGGTTATCTTCCTGGAAATGCAGATGTCTATGTTTCTCCCTCTCAGATAAGAAGATTTAACCTCAGGACGGGGGATATCGTTTGGGGGCAGACCAGGCCTCCTAAGGAGCAAGAACACTACTTTTCTCTCCTCAGAGTTGAGGTCGTTAACTTTGAAGATCCGGAAAAAGCGAGAATGAGACCTTTCTTTGATGAGCTAACCCCTATATATCCCTGTGAGAAGTTTATCCTCGAGAGTGATCCCAATGAGATATCCACTCGCTTAGTGGATCTATTCGCTCCTATAGGTAAAGGACAGAGAGGGCTTATAGTGTCTCCACCTAAAGCTGGGAAAACGACGCTTCTTAAGAATATAGCAAATAGTATAACCGCGAATCATCCAGAGGTTTTTCTTATAGTTCTTTTGATAGATGAGAGGCCTGAAGAGGTTACGGACATGAAGCGATCTGTCAGAGGGGAAGTCGTAAGCTCCACATTTGATCGGCCCGTTAATGAGCATCTTAAGGTAGCTGAGCTCGTTCTTGAGAAGGCAAAGAGATTGGTGGAGTATGGAAGAGATGTAGTTATACTACTGGATAGCTTAACGAGATTGGCGAGAGCATATAACCTTACAGTTCCGCCAAGTGGGAGAACTCTCTCTGGAGGAATGGATTCCGTAGCCATTCATTACCCTAAGAGGTTTTTAGGAGCTGCGAGAAATATAGAGGAAGGAGGAAGCCTCACAATCATAGCTACTGCTCTGATAGATACGGGTAGCAGGATGGATGATCTTATATATGAGGAGTTTAAGGGAACGGGAAATATGGAGATACATTTAAGCAGAAAGCTTGCTGAACAGCGAATATTCCCAGCAATTGATCTTAAAAAGTCTGGTACAAGGAAAGAGGAGCTTCTTTTAAGTGAAGAGGAGTTGCAAAAAGTTTGGCTTTTAAGGAGAAGAATGGCTGGGCTTGATGAGGCAGAGGTTCTGCAAATATTAATTAAGAAGCTCAGGGAGACGAAGACTAACGCGGAGTTCCTCCGAGCCGTTAAGTAA